The region GAACAGAAGCGGAAGCTGTATGATGAATTCGGGGAAGAGGCGCTCCAGGCCGGGTTCGACGCGGAAAAGGCAAGGGAGTATTCCAAATGGAGTTCCTTTCAGCAGGCCGGGGGAGGGGCCCCAGGCGCAGAAGGGTTCGGACGGTATCAAAGCTACGAAGACATCTTTGGCGATATATTTGGTTCCGGCATGGGCCGGGGGGGCGGTTTCAAATCCACCATGGCCGCCAAGGGGAGGGATGTCCACCATGACATGACCATCGATCTCGCCTCGGCCCTGAAGGGATTCGAGACAGAGCTGGCCATGCAAAAGGCGATGACCTGCCCGGTGTGCCAGGGCACCGGAAGCGACCCGGGCGCCCCCATCACCACATGCCCCTATTGCGGCGGTTCAGGCCGGCAGGAGGTGGCCCAGGGTCCCATGCATTTCACCAAGCCGTGCCCGCATTGTCACGGAAACGGAAAGATGGGAAAACCCTGCGCCAGGTGCCAGGGCAGCGGGCAGGTCATGGGCACCGAGAAGATCCGGGTGGTCATCCCGCAGGGGGTACGGGAGGGCTCCAAGGTTCGTGTGACGGGCAAGGGCGAGCCGGGCCTCAATGGCGGCAAGCCCGGGGACCTCTACCTGATCATTCATCTGAAGCCGCACCCGTTTCTGAAAAGGGAGGGGGACGATCTTCTCATGGAGGTGCCGGTGACAATCGGAGAGGCCATGGCCGGCGGGACGATTCAGGTCCCCACCATTGAGGGTTCGGTGAAGGTCAAGGTGCCTGCGGGGAGTCAGAGCGGCCAGACGCTCAGGCTCAAAGGAAAGGGCGCGACCAACACCAAGACCAAACAGCGGGGCAATCTTCTGATCAAATTGGTTGTCAAGGTACCTAGGACAGACGATCAGGAAATCATCGAGACGGTCAAGAAGCTGGACAGCCTCTACGAACAGGATGTGCGGAGCGGCATCCGTCTTTGAAACGCGGGGAGAGGGAAATCCTTCAGGTTTTCTCGGTAAGTTCTTTTAGTTGGCCGGACAGGTCCTCCAGAATGGCATCGAACTGTCTCCTCATGTCAATTATGTTCTGACGCATTTGAAGGATGACCTCCACCCCCGACAGATTGATGTCCATCTCCTCTATGAGAATTTTTGCAATCCGCAGCTTTTCCAGTTCGCGAATAGCAAACCGCCGGGTCGGGAGGCCCTCATCGCAGGCCGGACATATAATCTCTTCTTCTTCCAGATCCCTGAGAAGGCCCTCCTCTACCTGGAAGAATTCCAATACCTCGGTAACTGACCATAATTCGTTCTTCATGCGCTTGTCCCTTTCACAGAGCGGCACCCTTTTTCTTGGATTCTATCATCCCGGCCAATAATTTTCAACTGCTAATCCGCAGGCGTGGGGCGGTCCTTTTTGGGGGATGAGGGGATTTGCGGAGGGACCAAATTGTGTTGGACATCCTTCAGGGATCATGCTATTTTGCCAGCTCCAATTCTCGGACAAGGGTCAGGAAGCCTCGAACAGAGAGGGTATGACAACAGGAGGGGTTATTTAATGGTATTGAGCATCATGAGAAGGCATGCCAAGTCTTGGCTGATCAAGTTCTTAATAGGCATCATCGCCGTGGTCTTTGTTTTTTATTTCGGGTATTCCTTTACCTCGGATCAGGCCCTGAAAATCGCCTATGTCAATGGAGAGGTCATCAGCGGGCCGGAATATGAAAAGACCTATCGGGACATGGTTGCCGCATATCAGACAAGGTACAAAGACATGTGGAATGAAAATCTGATAAAGGCGCTTGACCTGAGGACAAGGGCATTGAAGACCCT is a window of Deltaproteobacteria bacterium DNA encoding:
- the dnaJ gene encoding molecular chaperone DnaJ, which codes for MAQDFYGILGVSKDASHDKIRKAYRKLARKWHPDINPGNKEAEQKFKEISRAYECLGNEQKRKLYDEFGEEALQAGFDAEKAREYSKWSSFQQAGGGAPGAEGFGRYQSYEDIFGDIFGSGMGRGGGFKSTMAAKGRDVHHDMTIDLASALKGFETELAMQKAMTCPVCQGTGSDPGAPITTCPYCGGSGRQEVAQGPMHFTKPCPHCHGNGKMGKPCARCQGSGQVMGTEKIRVVIPQGVREGSKVRVTGKGEPGLNGGKPGDLYLIIHLKPHPFLKREGDDLLMEVPVTIGEAMAGGTIQVPTIEGSVKVKVPAGSQSGQTLRLKGKGATNTKTKQRGNLLIKLVVKVPRTDDQEIIETVKKLDSLYEQDVRSGIRL